In the Hermetia illucens chromosome 1, iHerIll2.2.curated.20191125, whole genome shotgun sequence genome, atcaaaccgcactggtcaaacacgaagaagaataagttgtaggagaatacaactttgagaccgttgacaatttctcctatctagggtcgaaaatcacaaccaataacagctacgatgatgaaatccgcgcacggttgttgtcagccaacagagcctatttcagtttacaaagactgttccactcgaaacgcctcaccatagggtcaaagctcttactgtacaccactatgatcttgccagtcctcatgtattcctcggaaacttgggttcttagccgcgttcgagagaagaatcctacgaagaatttttggccccctatatgaggatggacgattccgtagcctacacaatgacgaaatctatgagcgataccatgaccgtccggttgtggataaaatccggctcaataggttacggtgggcgggtcacttaatccgtatggatgaggatgatcccacccggaaagtctataagggcaatatctatggtagaaaaagaagacgaggcagaccctgcctaagatggagcgatggcgttcgtcaggacgccagatcacttttagggatatcgaattggtggacctcggcgcaaaaccgggatgtctgaagttctttattaaggcaggcctagaccggataccggttgttgggccgttgatgatgatgatgactttctTGTGTTCCACCCGAGGGCATCATCCTGCAGGAATTGCTGCACCTCAGGATCAGTACGAGGTGAAGCGTTTGCGTGCTTTCACTTGAAGGCGACTGCGAACAGGTGGTTATCGGTGAAACCTGTAAATTCATGCGGTTCAAGCGTGTGTTTGATATGTTGAATAGCGCTATAAATTGGCAAAAGTTCGCACGGGCGATGACATTTTTTCCCGAAGCGTTAAATTTGGACAAAAAAACCTAGTGGTTACCAGAAGTTTATATTTTTCTGCTCCAATACTGCTCCGATCGCGAAGTCGGATGCATCACACATGAGGCCAAGAAGAACATCGGTACGTGGATGTGCAGCATGTGAAAGGTCACTCTTCACTTTTTCTAAAGCCCTACGAGCGGGTAGTGACGACGAACTCGCCGCCTTGAGTTCCGGGAAGTTCTGGATGATGATTGCCTTCTCAACTGATGGGGCGATGCTTGCACTCAAGACGACGTAGCCGCGGAAGATCACTTTGTCCTCACCAAACTCAGACTTTGGAGGATTCGTTTATATTATACTCATATACGAATATCAAGGTTGCTCACCACACCGTGGTCCCATGAAAGGAAATACAGATAGTCCGAATGGAGTGATGAGGCCGATTTTGGAAATGCCATCCTCGGCGACGGGCAGCTAATTGTAAGCTCTCACGAGGTCGATCTTGAAGTAGATCATCATTCCACAAAAATGTTACGCAAAGTTGTGGATGTGGAATACTGGATAGTGACCAAGATATGTATATTTGTGTGTTGAATCTCTTATAGCCGCCTTATGGTTGCCAGTCTCTGCTCCTTTTTAGCGACAGACTGTTGCTGGATGGCATAAATACTTTCGACTATGCTGTGCAGTGCTGGAAACGCTGGCTGCTGGATCATATGAAGACAGTTTAAGCCGGCGCCAGAATGTCTACGAAGAATAGGTCGCGTTTCCCGAAAACGCCCAAAGTTTGTCGCATCTCTTCTCCTCGAAACCAAAAGTATTATAGCGCCGGCAAACGGCCGCTTTCATAGGGCCGAAAGTGTGACCACGAGTGTTTGTTAAGTCGGTTACTTAGCTGAAGACGACGTCCTTTTGATTGGCGAGAATATCCTGTAAATTGGCTGGCAATCAGCTCAACCACAATATGCATAAAACTGCGTCACCCATTGCGGTTCAGGTTAAATCTTGCGTTCCTCATATTCCAGCAGCATTTCGAACACAAGATCATCATGCTGTCATGCTAAATTTTCTGTTCACCGTTCTTATACTTTCTTCAACAGATATAATAGATAACTCTCTAGTTTGCTCACTGGGATATGTTACATGGTATGAGCAAAAGTTACAGATTTTAGGATTATTTGATTTCATAAAGCGGCTTTCTGATACAAAACTCCATTTCGACCTAGATGGTGGTTTTGAAGGTAATTTTGTGAGTAGACCATAAACAATAGAGTAAGGTACTCCTCTATTAGCCGGTCCGCCACGTAATAGATGACAGACTCAGAATTCCCTCAAACTTCAAACAGAAACTAAGTTCTGCTGGCCGGCATAGGCTTGAAATCATCGCGGATTTTCGTTCGTGTTTGCGAATTTATATAAAGGAGTCAATACTACCTAACAGCTTCGCTCAGGCTGCTCCTAGGACGGAGGTGGagcagcatctgacgagttgcctctgccctagacgaaactgcAAATCGTCTCTTTTTTGGGTTCTTTAGGGTTTTTGACCCAGATGGCGGGGAGGTGGACCTCAAGCCGTGCGGGCCAATAGGTCCTGTAGTTATGGGATGCATGAtatcttttaagattttgtcgAAAACACCAAATAATTGCCACTTATTAACTACAATTAATCCAATATAATGGGCACTTTAGTCAAATACTTCAACTCAGCCTTGCGGGAAAGTTGAAGTGCATTGCCAGATAATGATGGTTAAAGATTGCAGCAATTAAATATCCAATTACACTGTTAAACCACAAAATAAGATGGCTAATTGAAGTATGCGGCCACCTCTTGAAATTTGGAAGTTATGTGATTGCAAACTCTTTTAATGTTTTATTATCAGGAGCAATTTTACGCTCATTGACTACGCTAAATTGTTGATGACCTATTCTATATAAACCAGGAAATCCAGGATTGCAATCAATAGATAAATAAAACGGGAGGAAAATTTTATACTGGTGAAAATTTGATGTTTAGCGGCAGCCAACttcttcaataataataattcttggaAGTAGGAGACATCTTGCTTAAAAATTCAGCTCCAATTGTATGTGGTACgtcaaaaaaatttcaattaaagctGGCTTTCAAGAAAGGCGTAATCCAACAAATTTAGCTTCAATTTTCCAGTTAACTATGAAATTGTATATAATTCTTGGTTGTATGATGCAATGTTGTTCGCTTGGGTTACAAAAGGTAATTTCATGTTACATTGTGGTGCACATTTACAGCTGTATCTATGATCGCTTTACAGAATCTCAATTCGCTCAAAATCACCAAGGTGGAATGTATTCCTAACAATCACTGGGTCGGTGATGTAGAATGCTTCTTGAAACCGCTCAGAAATAGGTCCATTCAACTTCAAGCAAAAATGCCTGTCAAAAGGACGATTAATTCTGTGAAGGTTTACCAcattcatttttttcctgcaaaCGTAATAGTAGATTTTTAGTTTCATattcaaatctttcgatggtataGTGGATTTCGTCCGTATCTAGTCGATTTCTGGTTCGACTTCTGCGATGTAGTgtcaaaatctaaaaatatgaaTCCTCTGTTGAGGCCCTTTTATATGTTAATAACGACGTATTCAACATTAAAGCATCCATGTCctatcgaagtagtttcgaaCCAAGTAGCCATTCTTGTCAAATACTGAATTGATCCTTTTTTTCTAGGGATTAGTTGAGGTTCCGCCAGCTGTACCTGACTTGTCAGTTTTCCCGTCGATGCTCGTAACAGGGGTTTACCTTTTGAATATCACTGCAGTGGAGAAAAACCTTAACGAGTGGATCTTCACATTCAGAGTTAAGGCAGAAGTTACCAGTGACTTAAAAGAATGACAGGAGGACCTTCTTCTGAATTTATAATGATATCACGGTGCACAGTTTTTATTGTTTACACTAGTTTAGTAACCAAGTTCAGGTTGTATATTTGTCCAAGAACAGTGGAAATTTTGTGGATTTTGAATAAATAGGTGAATCACCGCAAGTCTTTATGTTGTTGTAAATGACTTCGCTTCTACCCCAGAGCCAGCTAACTAATTTGTGTGAGGTTAAATTCCAAAAATGGATGGCATGTCCTGTCAAGCTTgtgttaagtaagtaaattgtagtgaccgcggcttcgcgacgggagcggaatcttatTCGCCTCTTTctaaattaatttgctcaaataatgcatttcataatttgcaattaccctaatgctcgccgcagattgcacattgaATGAATTCGgggaattaatcttgacagaggcgaatgatttgccgcatgcgcaggcgcatgcgcacgTTGCTGCAACACGAACGGAACCGAGTTCAAGGCAACATAGTGGTGAGTGAAGGGTTCTGGATTGGCAGAGGCGAGAGGTGG is a window encoding:
- the LOC119646901 gene encoding uncharacterized protein LOC119646901, giving the protein MKLYIILGCMMQCCSLGLQKNLNSLKITKVECIPNNHWVGDVECFLKPLRNRSIQLQAKMPVKRTINSVKFHIQIFRWYSGFRPYLVDFWFDFCDVVSKSKNMNPLLRPFYMLITTYSTLKHPCPIEGLVEVPPAVPDLSVFPSMLVTGVYLLNITAVEKNLNEWIFTFRVKAEVTSDLKE